Proteins from a genomic interval of Kitasatospora kifunensis:
- a CDS encoding glycosyltransferase family 2 protein → MHANRTELSVVIPMYNEEEALPALVARLRPSLDGIGAPYEVVAVNDGSADGTSALLHQLRSEWRELRVVELRRNSGHQAALTAGLHSSVGRYVASIDADLQDPPEKIAEMLELAKRDKLDIVYGVRSDRSTDTGFKRRTAGLYYWLMRRMVGKRVPSQAGDFRLLSREAVDALKALPDQQQVYRLLVPWLGFPSGQVTYHRDERVAGETKYPLSKMIRLAVDSITNFSAAPLRIATWLGVASFFGCFGMLVATLGIYVAGHTVPGWASLFVAMLFLGGIQLICIGLLGEYIGRIYTAVQRRPTFFIGHDSAKSGQVPAETAEQRELQLSGTR, encoded by the coding sequence TTGCATGCCAACCGGACCGAGCTGTCTGTCGTCATACCGATGTACAACGAAGAAGAAGCGCTGCCTGCCCTGGTCGCCCGGCTCCGCCCCTCACTGGACGGCATAGGCGCCCCGTACGAGGTCGTGGCGGTGAACGACGGCAGCGCTGACGGCACTTCGGCCCTGCTCCACCAGCTGCGTTCCGAGTGGCGTGAGCTGCGGGTGGTCGAGCTGCGACGCAACTCGGGCCACCAGGCCGCATTGACAGCCGGTCTGCACAGCTCGGTGGGTAGATACGTCGCGAGCATCGATGCCGACCTCCAGGACCCGCCGGAGAAGATCGCCGAGATGCTCGAGCTCGCCAAGCGCGACAAGCTGGACATCGTCTACGGCGTTCGCTCGGATCGCAGCACCGACACGGGCTTCAAGCGCCGCACCGCCGGCCTCTACTACTGGCTGATGCGCCGCATGGTCGGCAAGCGGGTCCCCTCCCAGGCGGGCGACTTCCGACTGCTGAGCCGCGAGGCGGTCGACGCGCTCAAGGCGCTGCCGGACCAGCAGCAGGTCTACCGGCTCCTGGTGCCGTGGCTGGGCTTCCCCAGTGGCCAGGTCACCTACCACCGTGACGAGCGGGTGGCGGGCGAGACCAAGTACCCACTGAGCAAGATGATTCGCCTCGCGGTGGACAGCATCACCAACTTCTCCGCGGCCCCGCTACGGATCGCCACCTGGCTGGGCGTGGCGAGCTTCTTCGGTTGTTTCGGCATGCTGGTCGCCACCCTGGGGATCTACGTGGCGGGCCACACCGTGCCCGGCTGGGCCTCGCTGTTCGTCGCGATGCTCTTCCTCGGCGGGATCCAGCTGATCTGCATCGGCCTGCTCGGTGAGTACATCGGCCGGATCTACACCGCCGTCCAGCGCCGCCCGACGTTCTTCATCGGCCACGACTCGGCCAAGAGCGGGCAGGTCCCGGCCGAGACGGCCGAGCAGCGCGAACTGCAGCTATCCGGGACGCGCTGA
- a CDS encoding glycosyltransferase family 39 protein, with protein sequence MSTTSGTAQEIREGDTPAGLQAPATDGRWPRIRQWAIRLAPALGAFGAAKLVGFAVFMYLLHWSKDFLHKQAVWGGGARPWDVVGSWDGWWYQDVAAHGYHPQSIAAVGGIEHISQNSVAFFPAYPAMIRVVMACTGLGTYGAGMLVAILGSFAAAAGIYMVAARLGGHRTGVIAAVIWAVFPGSGVEWAVYSDSMFVALSAWACYAVMTRHWVAAGILTCIAGLNRPTAGALIAAVGLTALIALIRRTDGWRPLAAILIAPWGLIGYLGWVGYRMGDMGGYFALQRGPWSHYFDFGQYTFETARDVMLGYAPKGANCPVPNMIAVMLLLALPCLVVLMLRMRPPLVLVVFTLLTIALVLPSFQLFPNLSRYLLPTFPLYIPLAMALRRLKLSSLIIVLGVVAAASGWYAGYALFELGIP encoded by the coding sequence TTGAGCACAACATCCGGCACGGCTCAGGAGATACGGGAAGGGGACACCCCCGCCGGTCTCCAGGCGCCGGCCACCGACGGCAGATGGCCCCGCATCAGGCAATGGGCGATCAGGCTCGCCCCGGCGCTGGGTGCGTTCGGTGCCGCCAAGCTCGTCGGATTCGCCGTCTTCATGTACTTGCTGCACTGGTCCAAGGACTTCCTGCACAAGCAGGCCGTCTGGGGTGGCGGGGCGCGCCCTTGGGATGTCGTGGGCAGCTGGGACGGCTGGTGGTACCAGGACGTGGCCGCCCACGGCTACCACCCGCAGTCGATCGCCGCGGTGGGCGGCATCGAGCACATCAGCCAGAACTCGGTAGCCTTCTTCCCGGCCTACCCGGCGATGATCCGGGTGGTGATGGCCTGCACCGGGCTGGGCACCTACGGCGCCGGCATGCTGGTCGCCATCCTCGGCTCCTTCGCGGCGGCGGCAGGGATCTACATGGTGGCCGCCAGGCTCGGCGGGCACCGCACAGGCGTGATCGCCGCGGTCATCTGGGCAGTGTTCCCGGGCTCCGGGGTGGAGTGGGCGGTCTACTCGGACTCGATGTTCGTGGCACTGTCGGCGTGGGCCTGCTACGCCGTGATGACCCGTCACTGGGTCGCAGCGGGGATCCTGACCTGCATCGCCGGCTTGAACCGGCCCACCGCGGGCGCGTTGATCGCCGCCGTGGGGCTCACCGCGCTGATCGCGCTGATCAGGCGCACCGACGGGTGGCGGCCGCTGGCCGCGATCCTGATCGCGCCGTGGGGACTGATCGGCTACCTCGGCTGGGTCGGCTACCGGATGGGCGACATGGGCGGCTACTTCGCGCTCCAACGCGGCCCCTGGAGCCACTACTTCGACTTCGGCCAGTACACCTTCGAGACGGCGCGCGACGTGATGCTCGGCTATGCCCCGAAGGGGGCGAACTGCCCGGTGCCGAACATGATCGCTGTCATGCTGCTGCTCGCACTGCCGTGCCTGGTGGTCCTGATGCTGCGGATGCGGCCGCCGCTGGTCCTCGTGGTCTTCACGCTGCTGACGATCGCTCTGGTGCTGCCCAGCTTCCAGCTGTTCCCCAACCTGTCGCGCTACCTCCTTCCGACGTTCCCGCTGTACATCCCGCTGGCGATGGCCCTGCGGCGACTCAAGCTGTCGAGCCTGATCATCGTGCTGGGCGTGGTCGCGGCGGCCTCCGGCTGGTACGCGGGCTACGCGCTCTTCGAGCTCGGCATTCCGTAA
- the uvrB gene encoding excinuclease ABC subunit UvrB, which produces MRPITSIERTTAPFEVVSPYQPNGDQPAAIAELERRIRAGEKDVVLLGATGTGKSATTAWMIEKLQRPTLVMAPNKTLAAQLANEFRELLPNNAVEYFVSYYDYYQPEAYVPQTDTYIEKDSSINEEVERLRHSATNSLLTRRDVVVVASVSCIYGLGTPQEYVDRMVRLNVGEEIDRDALLRRFVDIQYTRNDLAFTRGTFRVRGDTVEIFPVYEELALRIEMFGDEIESLYTLHPLTGEIISQHESIHVFPATHYVAGPERMERAVNGIERELEERLAVLEKQGKLLEAQRLRMRTTYDIEMLRQIGSCSGVENYSMHFDGREPGTAPNTLLDYFPEDFLLVIDESHVTVPQIGAMYEGDASRKRTLVEHGFRLPSALDNRPLKWEEFLERVDQTVYLSATPGPYELSRGDGQVEQIIRPTGLIDPEVIVKPTEGQIDDLVHEIRLRVERDERVLVTTLTKKMSEDLTDYLVGLDIRVRYLHSDIDTLRRVELLRELRAGKYDVLVGINLLREGLDLPEVSLVAILDADKEGFLRSGTSLIQTIGRAARNVSGQVHMYADKITAAMEKAIDETNRRRAVQQAYNEKHGIDPQPLRKKIGDILDTLAREEVDTEELLSSGYRDTAKGKAPVPALGAARAKGASLPATELADTIQEMTERMHAAAASLQFEVAARLRDEVKDLKKELRRLKETGIA; this is translated from the coding sequence GTGCGACCCATCACGAGCATTGAGCGGACCACGGCGCCCTTCGAGGTCGTCAGCCCCTACCAGCCCAACGGCGACCAGCCGGCGGCCATCGCCGAGCTGGAGCGCCGCATCCGCGCGGGCGAGAAGGACGTCGTCCTGCTCGGCGCCACCGGCACCGGCAAGTCGGCCACCACCGCGTGGATGATCGAGAAGCTCCAGCGGCCCACTCTGGTGATGGCGCCGAACAAGACGCTGGCCGCCCAGCTGGCCAACGAGTTCCGCGAGCTGCTCCCCAACAACGCGGTCGAGTACTTCGTCTCGTACTACGACTACTACCAACCCGAGGCGTACGTCCCGCAGACGGACACCTACATCGAGAAGGACTCCTCGATCAACGAGGAGGTCGAGCGGCTGCGCCACTCGGCCACCAACTCGCTGCTGACCCGGCGCGACGTGGTCGTGGTCGCCTCGGTCTCCTGCATCTACGGCCTCGGCACCCCGCAGGAGTACGTGGACCGGATGGTGCGGCTGAACGTCGGCGAGGAGATCGACCGGGACGCCCTGCTGCGCCGCTTCGTCGACATCCAGTACACCCGCAACGACCTGGCCTTCACCCGCGGCACCTTCCGGGTGCGCGGCGACACGGTGGAGATCTTCCCGGTCTACGAGGAGTTGGCGCTGCGGATCGAGATGTTCGGCGACGAGATCGAGTCGCTCTACACGCTGCACCCGCTCACCGGTGAGATCATCAGCCAGCACGAGTCGATCCACGTCTTCCCCGCCACCCACTACGTGGCGGGTCCGGAGCGGATGGAGCGTGCCGTCAACGGCATCGAGCGGGAGCTGGAAGAGCGGCTGGCCGTGCTGGAGAAGCAGGGCAAGCTGCTGGAGGCCCAGCGGCTGCGGATGCGCACCACCTACGACATCGAGATGCTGCGTCAGATCGGCAGCTGCTCCGGCGTGGAGAACTACTCGATGCACTTCGACGGCCGCGAGCCGGGCACCGCCCCCAACACGCTGCTCGACTACTTCCCGGAGGACTTCCTCCTGGTGATCGACGAGTCGCATGTGACGGTCCCGCAGATCGGCGCGATGTACGAGGGCGACGCCTCGCGCAAGCGCACCCTGGTCGAGCACGGCTTCCGGCTGCCCTCCGCGCTCGACAACCGCCCGCTGAAGTGGGAGGAGTTCCTGGAGCGGGTCGACCAGACCGTCTACCTCTCGGCCACCCCCGGCCCCTACGAGCTGTCCCGCGGCGACGGCCAGGTCGAGCAGATCATCCGCCCCACCGGCCTGATCGACCCCGAGGTGATCGTCAAGCCGACCGAGGGCCAGATCGACGACCTGGTGCACGAGATCCGCCTGCGGGTCGAGCGGGACGAGCGGGTGCTGGTCACCACGCTCACCAAGAAGATGTCCGAGGACCTCACCGACTACCTGGTCGGCCTCGACATCCGGGTCCGCTACCTGCACAGCGACATCGACACGCTGCGCCGGGTGGAGCTGCTGCGCGAGCTGCGGGCCGGCAAGTACGACGTGCTGGTCGGCATCAACCTGCTGCGCGAGGGCCTGGACCTGCCCGAGGTCTCCCTGGTGGCGATCCTGGACGCCGACAAGGAGGGCTTCCTGCGTTCGGGCACCTCGCTGATCCAGACCATCGGCCGCGCCGCCCGAAACGTCTCCGGCCAGGTCCACATGTACGCGGACAAGATCACCGCGGCGATGGAGAAGGCGATCGACGAGACCAACCGTCGTCGCGCCGTCCAGCAGGCCTACAACGAGAAGCACGGCATCGACCCGCAGCCGCTGCGCAAGAAGATCGGCGACATCCTGGACACCCTGGCCCGCGAGGAGGTGGACACCGAGGAGCTGCTGAGCAGCGGCTACCGGGACACCGCCAAGGGCAAGGCGCCGGTCCCCGCGCTCGGTGCGGCCCGGGCCAAGGGCGCCAGCCTGCCGGCCACCGAACTGGCCGACACGATCCAGGAGATGACCGAGCGGATGCACGCCGCCGCCGCCTCGCTCCAGTTCGAGGTGGCCGCCAGGTTGCGTGACGAAGTCAAGGACTTGAAGAAGGAGTTGCGCCGCTTGAAGGAGACCGGAATCGCATAG
- the zapE gene encoding cell division protein ZapE: MSAASHPDAIATGTVTGAPIALTERRPVVPAQRLVAEMVPPPRFAGVSFGSYLPDPTQPSQIEAVRVLEEFAVGLNATTAPKRGWFRKAAAPTGPAGVYLDGGYGVGKTHLLASLWHAAPGPKAFGTFVELTNLVGALGFQQAVQTLSGHKLLCIDEFELDDPGDTVLVSTLLSRLVEAGVKLAATSNTLPEKLGEGRFAATDFLREIQGLSAHFRPLRIDGQDYRHRGLPAAPPPYTDVQVAERAADTPGAALDDFADLLGHLSAVHPSRYGALLDDVHAVFLRGVCPVTDQSTALRLVVLADRMYDRELPITASGIPFDQVFSEEMLVGGYRKKYLRAISRLVALARDSAR, translated from the coding sequence GTGTCCGCAGCCTCCCACCCTGATGCCATAGCGACCGGTACGGTCACCGGTGCCCCCATCGCGCTGACCGAGCGCCGCCCGGTGGTCCCGGCGCAGCGGCTGGTCGCGGAGATGGTCCCGCCGCCGCGGTTCGCCGGTGTCAGCTTCGGCTCCTACCTGCCGGACCCCACCCAGCCCAGCCAGATCGAGGCGGTGCGGGTGCTGGAGGAGTTCGCGGTCGGCCTGAACGCCACCACGGCCCCCAAGCGCGGCTGGTTCCGCAAGGCGGCGGCGCCCACCGGGCCTGCCGGGGTCTACCTGGACGGCGGCTACGGCGTGGGCAAGACCCACCTGCTGGCCTCGCTCTGGCACGCGGCGCCGGGCCCCAAGGCGTTCGGCACCTTCGTGGAGCTGACCAACCTGGTGGGCGCGCTGGGCTTCCAGCAGGCGGTGCAGACGCTCTCCGGCCACAAGCTGCTCTGCATCGACGAGTTCGAGCTGGACGACCCGGGCGACACCGTGCTGGTCTCCACCCTGCTCTCCCGCCTGGTGGAGGCCGGGGTCAAGCTGGCCGCCACCTCCAACACGCTGCCCGAGAAGCTCGGCGAGGGCCGGTTCGCGGCCACCGACTTCCTGCGTGAGATCCAGGGGCTCTCCGCGCACTTCCGCCCGCTGCGGATCGACGGCCAGGACTACCGCCACCGTGGGCTGCCGGCCGCCCCGCCGCCGTACACCGACGTACAGGTGGCCGAGCGCGCCGCCGACACCCCGGGCGCCGCGCTGGACGACTTCGCCGACCTGCTCGGGCACCTCTCGGCGGTCCACCCCAGCCGGTACGGCGCGCTGCTGGACGACGTGCACGCGGTCTTCCTGCGCGGGGTCTGCCCGGTGACCGACCAGTCCACCGCGCTGCGCCTGGTGGTGCTGGCCGACCGGATGTACGACCGGGAGCTGCCGATCACGGCCTCGGGCATCCCGTTCGACCAGGTCTTCTCCGAGGAGATGCTGGTCGGCGGCTACCGCAAGAAGTACCTGCGGGCGATCTCCCGCCTGGTGGCCCTGGCCCGGGACTCCGCGCGATAG
- a CDS encoding indole-3-glycerol phosphate synthase, protein MFKTVLMIEKALSDADVELVTTLHGEEKVSFIVLMQPRGKQDELLRALDDVALGHLDKVVHEHEEANGPAVAAESLEHSLRHLREAGAEAVGRVVETDPLDNLRSVVEEASADEVLVLTAPHFVEEFFHRDWASKARHKVGVPVLKLFASEA, encoded by the coding sequence GTGTTCAAGACCGTACTGATGATCGAAAAAGCACTCTCCGACGCCGACGTGGAGCTGGTCACCACACTCCACGGCGAGGAGAAGGTCTCCTTCATCGTCCTGATGCAACCCCGCGGCAAGCAGGACGAGCTGCTCCGCGCCCTTGACGACGTGGCCCTCGGACACCTCGACAAGGTCGTGCACGAGCACGAGGAGGCGAACGGCCCGGCCGTGGCGGCCGAGTCACTGGAGCACAGCCTGCGGCACCTGCGCGAGGCCGGCGCCGAAGCGGTCGGCCGGGTGGTGGAGACGGACCCGCTGGACAACCTGCGTTCGGTGGTCGAGGAGGCCTCGGCGGACGAGGTGCTGGTACTCACCGCCCCGCACTTCGTCGAGGAGTTCTTCCACCGCGACTGGGCCTCCAAGGCCCGGCACAAGGTCGGCGTCCCGGTGCTCAAGCTCTTCGCCAGCGAGGCCTAG
- a CDS encoding TerD family protein — translation MSVNLIKGQQVSLRKVSGESLSVVRMGLGWRAAPKRGLFGSRSRQIDLDASALLYAEHTPADVVFFQQLVSKDGSVRHTGDNLVGGAGAGGDDESIVVDLTRIPAQITQVVFTVSSYTGQTFAEVRQAHCRLIDEANGQELARYELTGGGAHTGQIMAKVFRDPAGGWGMQAIGAPARARTFQDLLPAIEPFL, via the coding sequence GTGTCGGTGAATCTGATCAAGGGCCAGCAGGTGAGCCTGCGCAAGGTCAGCGGCGAATCGCTGAGCGTGGTCCGGATGGGCCTGGGGTGGCGGGCGGCGCCCAAGCGAGGCCTGTTCGGCAGCCGCAGTCGACAGATCGATCTGGACGCCTCGGCCCTGCTGTACGCCGAGCACACCCCCGCCGACGTGGTCTTCTTCCAGCAGCTGGTGAGCAAGGACGGTTCGGTGCGGCACACCGGGGACAACCTGGTCGGCGGCGCGGGCGCGGGCGGCGACGACGAGTCGATCGTGGTGGACCTGACCCGGATCCCGGCCCAGATCACCCAGGTGGTCTTCACCGTCAGCTCGTACACCGGCCAGACCTTCGCCGAGGTGCGGCAGGCGCACTGTCGGCTGATCGACGAGGCCAACGGCCAGGAGCTGGCTCGTTACGAGCTGACCGGCGGCGGCGCGCACACCGGCCAGATCATGGCCAAGGTGTTCCGCGACCCGGCCGGCGGTTGGGGGATGCAGGCGATCGGTGCCCCGGCCCGGGCCCGGACCTTCCAGGACCTGCTGCCGGCGATCGAGCCGTTCCTGTGA
- a CDS encoding TerC family protein, with protein sequence MDVSLALWATTIGVLIALIAADFFIGGRKPHEVSIKEAGTWTVVWVVLALLFGGFLWWYGGGQPAGEFFAGYVTEKSLSVDNLFVFVLIMAKFAVPRIHQQRVLMVGVLIALVLRALFIAGGAALIASFSWVFYLFGAFLIWTAWKLIKEARGGHQEDEFEESRLLTAVRRRFPAISAMTVVMLAIGTTDVLFALDSIPAIFGLTQDPYIVFTANAFALMGLRQLYFLIGGLLKRLVHLSYGLSVILGFIGVKLVLHALHESGLHVPQIGIPFSLGFIVLVLGVTTVTSLRASKRQALS encoded by the coding sequence ATGGACGTTTCCCTTGCCCTGTGGGCGACCACCATCGGGGTGCTGATCGCCCTGATCGCCGCCGACTTCTTCATCGGCGGCCGCAAGCCCCACGAGGTCTCGATCAAGGAGGCCGGCACCTGGACGGTGGTCTGGGTGGTGCTGGCGCTGCTCTTCGGCGGCTTCCTGTGGTGGTACGGCGGCGGCCAGCCGGCCGGTGAGTTCTTCGCCGGCTACGTCACCGAGAAGTCGCTGAGCGTCGACAACCTCTTCGTCTTCGTCCTGATCATGGCCAAGTTCGCCGTGCCCAGGATCCACCAGCAGCGGGTGCTGATGGTCGGAGTGCTGATCGCGCTGGTGCTGCGGGCGCTGTTCATCGCCGGTGGCGCGGCGCTGATCGCGAGCTTCTCCTGGGTCTTCTACCTCTTCGGCGCGTTCCTGATCTGGACGGCCTGGAAGCTGATCAAGGAGGCCCGGGGTGGGCACCAGGAGGACGAGTTCGAAGAGAGCCGCCTGCTGACGGCGGTCCGCCGGCGCTTCCCGGCGATCTCCGCGATGACCGTGGTGATGCTGGCCATCGGCACCACCGACGTGCTCTTCGCGCTCGACTCGATCCCGGCGATCTTCGGCCTGACCCAGGACCCGTACATCGTCTTCACCGCCAACGCCTTCGCGCTGATGGGCCTACGCCAGTTGTACTTCCTGATCGGCGGGTTGCTGAAGCGGCTGGTCCACCTGTCCTACGGGCTCTCGGTGATCCTCGGCTTCATCGGGGTGAAGCTGGTGCTGCACGCCCTGCACGAGAGCGGGCTGCACGTGCCGCAGATCGGGATCCCGTTCTCGCTTGGCTTCATCGTGCTGGTGCTGGGCGTCACCACCGTCACCAGCCTGCGCGCCTCCAAGCGCCAGGCCCTGAGCTGA
- a CDS encoding pyrimidine reductase family protein gives MRQLIRPSHSPAGPAESTAPPSGTEADLSSLAALAEVYAYPESVTSGRPWLRANMVGSLDGAARLAGLSEGLSSEADKRIFGVLRALSDVVLVGAETVRAEGYRPARARAEFAAARAAAGQTPAPVIAVVSRSLTLDLSAPLFTEPLVRTVVIAPEDAPAAARAAVAEVADLITVGHGSVDLVAAQAALTARGWTRQLTEGGPRLLGQLAAEGLLDELCLSLAPLLAAGEAPRIMHGAHMADAQRMRLVSLIEQKGFLFTRYCRTPE, from the coding sequence ATGCGCCAGCTGATCCGTCCGTCACACTCCCCCGCCGGGCCCGCCGAGTCCACGGCCCCCCCGTCCGGGACCGAAGCCGATCTCAGCTCCTTGGCAGCCCTGGCCGAGGTCTACGCCTACCCCGAATCGGTGACCTCGGGACGGCCTTGGCTGCGTGCCAACATGGTCGGCTCGCTGGACGGAGCGGCCCGGCTGGCCGGGCTCTCCGAGGGTCTCTCCAGCGAGGCCGACAAGCGGATCTTCGGCGTCCTGCGGGCGCTGAGCGACGTGGTGCTGGTGGGCGCCGAGACGGTGCGCGCCGAGGGCTACCGCCCGGCCAGGGCGCGGGCCGAGTTCGCGGCCGCCCGCGCGGCCGCGGGCCAGACGCCGGCTCCGGTCATCGCGGTGGTCAGCCGGAGCCTGACGCTCGACCTGAGCGCCCCGCTCTTCACCGAGCCGCTGGTGCGCACCGTGGTGATCGCCCCCGAGGACGCGCCCGCCGCGGCGCGGGCCGCCGTCGCCGAGGTGGCCGACCTGATCACGGTCGGCCACGGCTCGGTCGACCTGGTGGCGGCGCAGGCCGCACTGACCGCCAGGGGCTGGACCCGCCAGCTCACCGAGGGCGGCCCGCGCCTGCTGGGCCAGCTGGCCGCCGAGGGCCTGCTGGACGAGCTGTGCCTGTCACTGGCTCCGCTGCTGGCCGCGGGCGAGGCGCCACGGATCATGCATGGCGCACACATGGCAGACGCGCAGCGGATGCGGCTGGTCTCATTGATCGAGCAGAAAGGATTCCTCTTCACCCGCTACTGCCGTACCCCCGAGTAA
- a CDS encoding trypsin-like serine protease → MKGQLPRIGTIAALAAAAATALSGPTAQAVSGDPVSQNSYAYTAKITIGDQEQNRRACSGVLIDPSWVLTAAGCFAADPAQGSAVDAGTPKTKSTVALGATTADVVQLVPRQDRDLVLAKLSHPVFGITPVALATVPAAPGDALRIAGWGRTKDEWVPQQAHTGAFGVDSADATTLAVSPKTTGAAVCKGDAGGPVLREKNGTVELAAINSRSWQGGCLGESETRTSATATRVDDLATWVSTATTQGGPVLAPGTKIASGQSVAGRDLQLTMQGDGNLTVTHRGIPGGILWSSNTGGNAGAYALMQDDGNFVVYKKDGGQYTGGAIWESHTYPNAGAYLRIQDDGNIVLYKKDGSTDTGGALWSTGTLRENSTVASNTPIWSTRWMEAKSTVLEMQADGNLVLYRKSDGGVMWNSGTAGNPGAWLAMQSDGNLVVYRAGGGGGNGSLWASGTFWAAGAYFKLQDDGNIVIYKKEGGEGIGGNIWSPNTFA, encoded by the coding sequence ATGAAGGGCCAGCTCCCGCGCATCGGGACGATCGCCGCACTCGCCGCCGCTGCCGCCACCGCACTGAGCGGTCCGACCGCCCAGGCGGTCTCCGGCGACCCGGTCTCTCAGAACAGCTACGCCTACACCGCCAAGATCACCATCGGTGACCAGGAGCAGAACCGGCGCGCCTGCTCCGGCGTCCTGATCGACCCGTCCTGGGTCCTGACCGCCGCCGGCTGCTTCGCCGCGGACCCTGCCCAGGGCTCGGCGGTCGATGCCGGTACACCGAAGACCAAGAGCACGGTGGCCCTGGGCGCCACGACGGCCGACGTGGTGCAGCTGGTGCCGCGTCAGGACCGCGACCTGGTCCTGGCCAAGCTCTCCCACCCCGTCTTCGGGATCACCCCCGTGGCCCTGGCCACCGTGCCGGCCGCACCGGGCGACGCCCTGCGGATAGCCGGCTGGGGGCGTACCAAGGACGAGTGGGTCCCGCAGCAGGCCCACACTGGCGCGTTCGGTGTGGACAGCGCCGACGCCACCACCCTGGCCGTCAGCCCCAAGACCACGGGCGCGGCGGTGTGCAAGGGCGACGCCGGCGGCCCCGTCCTGCGGGAGAAGAACGGCACCGTGGAGCTGGCCGCCATCAACAGCCGTTCCTGGCAGGGCGGCTGCCTGGGCGAGTCCGAGACCCGCACCAGTGCCACCGCCACCCGCGTCGACGACCTCGCCACCTGGGTGAGCACCGCGACGACCCAGGGTGGTCCTGTGCTGGCCCCCGGCACCAAGATCGCCTCCGGCCAGAGCGTGGCCGGCCGGGACCTCCAACTCACCATGCAGGGCGACGGCAACCTCACCGTCACCCACCGCGGTATCCCGGGCGGCATCCTGTGGAGCAGCAACACCGGTGGCAACGCGGGTGCGTACGCCCTCATGCAGGACGACGGCAACTTCGTCGTCTACAAGAAGGACGGAGGCCAGTACACCGGCGGCGCGATCTGGGAGTCGCACACCTACCCCAACGCCGGTGCCTACCTCCGTATCCAGGACGACGGCAACATCGTCCTCTACAAGAAGGACGGCAGCACCGACACCGGTGGCGCACTGTGGAGCACCGGCACGCTGCGCGAGAACAGCACCGTCGCCTCCAACACGCCGATCTGGTCGACCCGGTGGATGGAGGCGAAGTCCACCGTGCTGGAGATGCAGGCCGACGGCAACCTCGTCCTCTACCGCAAGAGCGACGGCGGTGTCATGTGGAACAGCGGCACCGCCGGCAACCCCGGCGCCTGGCTGGCCATGCAGTCCGACGGCAACCTGGTCGTCTACCGCGCCGGCGGCGGAGGCGGCAACGGCAGCCTCTGGGCCTCGGGCACCTTCTGGGCCGCCGGCGCCTACTTCAAGCTCCAGGACGACGGCAACATCGTCATCTACAAGAAGGAAGGCGGCGAAGGAATCGGCGGCAACATCTGGAGCCCCAACACCTTCGCCTGA